One Triticum dicoccoides isolate Atlit2015 ecotype Zavitan chromosome 5B, WEW_v2.0, whole genome shotgun sequence genomic window carries:
- the LOC119310770 gene encoding COP1-interacting protein 7-like, with protein sequence MGMFASVIVIRNVNVTSRKKHGSSESESQSGSDVASEDSDDSHRKSSKRNHHKRSSSKKKGDKKTTVESEDEYTKDGMSNGQQDGDQGNWNAFQNFLLRDEEKTRDHNDADMFASEREAPPRRKETTRSIDDPILLSERGSADVNERHAMSFSSANGRLRARQMMSGDELMMSTEGRSFVDGDMKEIEAGGRGYRRGANDDFMVYGQDNSMDRRSSLDPLAEAHYKRPTPLEEKKNVHSMGDESFMIPVTSNSQDNLGAAGRTAIDIDAELGSSVQKTSDAKAGAELFYEPDELIPERGFEDVSFGYDPSMDYDSHMQIQHDVSIEDANAEDLSVCVEAEEKMPGKDKKLRGSQEGVDKRRKDASARRLSAHKGPLTDAQKRAQNLRAYKASLQKEKKELEAEQMKRLERLKQEREKRIAARSGASNPQKTAAKASTVSKSASSLAEMKKERSGSGTTESLIERLKKLAQPKTNASTLNPKSATADHPRRRSLPQ encoded by the exons ATGGGCATGTTTGCTAGTGTAATTGTCATACGGAATGTAAATGTAACATCAAGGAAGAAGCATGGGTCATCAGAGAGCGAGTCGCAATCAGGCTCTGATGTGGCATCAGAGGATAGTGATGATTCACACAGAAAATCCAGCAAGAGGAATCATCATAAGCGCTCAAGCTCGAAGAAAAAAGGGGATAAGAAAACCACTGTTGAGTCTGAAGATGAGTACACCAAGGATGGAATGTCTAATGGGCAGCAAGATGGAGATCAAGGAAACTGGAATGCGTTCCAGAATTTCTTGCtcagagatgaagagaagacaagagatcatAATGACGCGGATATGTTCGCCAGTGAAAGAGAGGCACCACCTAGGAGGAAAGAGACCACAAGAAGTATTGATGATCCTATTCTTTTATCAGAGCGAGGTTCTGCCGATGTCAATGAGCGGCATGCGATGTCTTTCAGTTCAGCCAACGGGAGACTTAGGGCCAGGCAGATGATGTCTGGTGATGAACTTATGATGTCTACGGAAGGCCGGAGCTTTGTGGATGGAGACATGAAGGAGATAGAAGCTGGAGGTAGAGGATACAGAAGAGGGGCAAATGATGACTTCATGGTTTATGGACAGGACAACTCAATGGACAGGAGGAGCTCCTTGGACCCCCTTGCCGAGGCGCATTACAAGAGACCCACTCCTCTAGAGGAAAAGAAGAATGTGCACAGTATGGGCGATGAGTCCTTCATGATACCTGTTACCTCCAACTCACAGGATAATCTTGGAGCAGCCGGCCGTACTGCCATTGACATAGATGCCGAGCTTGGCTCAAGTGTTCAGAAAACATCAGATGCTAAGGCTGGAGCTGAACTTTTCTATGAGCCAGATGAGTTGATTCCAGAGCGTGGATTTGAAGATGTTTCATTTGGATATGACCCATCAATGGACTATGACAGCCACATGCAgattcagcatgatgtcagcattgaAGATGCAAATGCAGAGGATTTATCCGTTTGTGTTGAGGCTGAAGAAAAGATGCCGGGGAAAGATAAGAAGCTTAGAGGTTCACAGGAGGGCGTGGATAAAAGAAGGAAGGATGCCTCAGCAAGGAGATTGTCAGCGCACAAAGGACCACTAACTGATGCACAGAAACGTGCGCAAAACCTACGGGCATACAAAGCGAGCCTTCAAAAGGAAAAGAAGGAGCTG GAAGCGGAGCAGATGAAACGTCTGGAAAGGCTTAAGCAAGAGAGGGAAAAGAGGATTGCTGCCAGAAGCGGCGCATCGAATCCCCAGAAAACAGCAGCCAAAGCAAGCACAGTGAGCAAGTCAGCCTCATCTTTAGCTGAGATGAAAAAGGAGAGAAGTGGCAGCGGCACAACCGAATCCTTGATCGAGCGATTGAAAAAGCTTG